A region from the Thauera humireducens genome encodes:
- a CDS encoding nitric oxide reductase activation protein NorD — protein MEEVVGKLWHRFITRAAGGHFPEAVVKLKEIERMTGVFFRALGGDPGLRVAAATADVHGARRSLLSRIAGSDERIARARMDASTLRLPMELDALPERSLNRDLYLWLAALAAAQGTPIGPEDEAALANARTRLAPLPEGASADPATLELRLNQLATLRALLRWPGLQARYDRLVAAVLRQRPDPARLPPEEAEREQRIRQALQQPGSVAALPALPPKGMPHQPVLLWLGDLVPGATAETRNGQGAEASANAQSKRDERETERQAHRVERVEQPQEKHGLLMIFRAESLLSVAEFLKVKRSSDDDPDDNAADAAANLEQLALSRDEERVASKVRFDLDLPSAAEDDVVLGDGIPLPEWDYRKHLLREDHVRLQELAASPRDPRAAPVPLPQHLRRTARHLHRQFAALQPGRRWLKGQVDGSELDVDAVVRAATDRAIGHHPSDQLYLSLEKRERDLACLALADLSLSTDAWISSEARVIDVIRDSLLLFGEALSATGDRFALCGFSSVKRSNVRFHRLKDFSQRFDDAARGRIMAIKPGYYTRLGAAIRHATSVLEKQTAARRILLILSDGKPNDLDLYDGRYGIEDTRVAVIEARGRGIVPFCVTIDREGASYLPHLFGPGGYAVIREPDELPARLPMFYAQLTR, from the coding sequence ATGGAAGAAGTCGTCGGCAAGCTCTGGCACCGTTTCATCACCCGCGCAGCGGGCGGCCACTTTCCCGAGGCCGTGGTGAAGCTGAAGGAGATCGAACGCATGACGGGCGTGTTCTTTCGCGCCCTCGGTGGCGACCCGGGCCTGCGTGTCGCGGCCGCAACCGCCGATGTCCATGGCGCGCGCCGCAGCCTGCTGTCGCGCATCGCCGGCAGTGACGAGCGCATCGCCCGCGCACGCATGGACGCCAGCACGCTGCGCCTGCCGATGGAGCTGGACGCCCTGCCCGAGCGCAGTCTCAACCGCGACCTCTACCTGTGGCTGGCCGCCCTCGCCGCCGCGCAGGGCACGCCGATCGGACCCGAGGACGAGGCCGCGCTGGCCAACGCCCGGACGCGGCTCGCGCCCCTGCCCGAAGGCGCCAGTGCTGACCCGGCAACGCTGGAACTGCGCCTGAACCAGCTCGCCACGCTGCGCGCCCTGCTGCGCTGGCCCGGCCTGCAGGCGCGCTACGACCGCCTCGTTGCCGCCGTGCTGAGGCAACGTCCCGACCCCGCCCGCCTGCCACCCGAAGAGGCCGAACGCGAGCAACGGATCAGACAGGCCTTGCAGCAGCCCGGCAGCGTCGCTGCCCTGCCCGCCCTGCCGCCCAAGGGCATGCCGCACCAGCCGGTGCTGCTGTGGCTGGGCGACCTGGTCCCCGGCGCCACGGCCGAAACAAGAAACGGCCAGGGTGCCGAGGCCAGCGCCAACGCGCAGAGCAAGCGCGACGAACGCGAGACCGAGCGCCAGGCCCACCGCGTCGAGCGTGTCGAGCAGCCGCAGGAAAAGCACGGCCTGCTGATGATCTTCCGCGCCGAGAGTCTGCTGTCGGTGGCCGAGTTCCTGAAGGTCAAGCGCAGCAGCGACGACGACCCCGACGACAACGCCGCCGACGCCGCCGCCAACCTCGAGCAGCTCGCCCTGTCGCGCGACGAGGAGCGCGTCGCCTCCAAGGTTCGCTTCGACCTCGACCTGCCTTCGGCCGCAGAGGACGACGTCGTGCTCGGCGACGGCATCCCGCTGCCCGAATGGGATTACCGCAAGCACCTGCTGCGCGAGGACCACGTCCGCCTGCAGGAGCTTGCCGCCTCGCCACGCGACCCGCGTGCCGCCCCGGTGCCGCTGCCGCAGCACCTGCGCCGCACCGCGCGCCACCTGCACCGCCAGTTCGCCGCGCTGCAACCCGGCCGGCGCTGGCTCAAGGGCCAGGTCGACGGCAGCGAACTCGACGTCGATGCCGTGGTGCGCGCCGCCACCGACCGCGCCATCGGCCACCACCCGTCCGACCAGCTCTACCTGTCGCTGGAGAAGCGCGAGCGCGACCTCGCCTGCCTGGCGCTGGCCGACCTCTCCTTGTCCACCGATGCCTGGATCTCGTCCGAGGCGCGCGTCATCGACGTCATCCGCGACTCGCTGCTGCTGTTCGGCGAGGCCCTGTCCGCCACCGGCGACCGCTTCGCGCTGTGCGGCTTCTCCTCGGTCAAGCGCAGCAACGTGCGCTTCCATCGCCTGAAGGACTTCTCGCAGCGCTTCGACGACGCCGCGCGCGGGCGCATCATGGCGATCAAGCCCGGTTACTACACACGGCTCGGTGCTGCCATCCGCCACGCCACCAGCGTGCTCGAGAAGCAGACCGCCGCGCGCCGCATCCTGCTGATCCTGTCCGACGGCAAGCCCAACGACCTCGATCTCTACGACGGCCGCTACGGCATCGAGGACACCCGCGTCGCCGTCATCGAGGCGCGCGGTCGCGGGATCGTGCCCTTCTGCGTCACCATCGACCGCGAGGGCGCGAGCTACCTGCCCCACCTGTTCGGCCCCGGCGGCTACGCCGTGATCCGCGAGCCCGACGAGCTGCCCGCCCGCCTGCCGATGTTCTACGCCCAACTCACCCGCTGA
- a CDS encoding Crp/Fnr family transcriptional regulator, producing the protein MNDHCEIPCQEALRDAPAPTETPSLPPEVERLCRLLRHAAMFQGLGCDEIARFARGVREIKAPKGEILFHRGDTCTGFHLILSGQIKLAFTSAEGNEKVVDILRPGQSFGEAVMFMDKPYVVMAQALTDSTLLHIGKLVFFEEMNGDPLFCRKIIAGLAQRLHRLMGDVESYSLRSGRERIIGYLLREEEMSGEGVGAGRVSIRLPTSKGTIASRLNLTQEHFSRILHELTDSGLIEVEGRTIHIPCIERLRGSLE; encoded by the coding sequence ATGAACGATCACTGCGAGATCCCGTGCCAGGAGGCGCTGCGCGATGCACCAGCGCCCACCGAAACCCCTTCCCTGCCACCGGAGGTGGAGCGCCTGTGCCGCCTGCTGCGCCACGCGGCGATGTTCCAGGGCCTGGGCTGCGACGAGATCGCCCGCTTCGCCCGCGGCGTACGCGAGATCAAGGCCCCCAAGGGCGAGATCCTGTTCCATCGCGGCGACACCTGCACCGGCTTCCATCTGATCCTCTCCGGCCAGATCAAGCTCGCCTTCACGTCGGCCGAAGGCAACGAGAAGGTCGTCGACATCCTGCGCCCGGGCCAGAGCTTCGGCGAGGCCGTGATGTTCATGGACAAGCCCTACGTCGTGATGGCGCAGGCGCTCACCGACAGCACCCTGCTGCACATCGGCAAGCTGGTCTTCTTCGAGGAGATGAACGGCGACCCGCTGTTCTGCCGCAAGATCATCGCCGGCCTTGCACAGCGCCTGCACCGGCTGATGGGCGACGTCGAGAGCTATTCGCTGCGCTCCGGGCGTGAACGCATCATCGGCTACCTGCTGCGCGAGGAAGAGATGAGCGGCGAAGGCGTCGGCGCCGGCCGGGTCTCGATCCGCCTGCCCACCAGCAAGGGCACCATCGCCTCGCGGCTCAACCTGACGCAGGAGCACTTCTCGCGCATCCTGCACGAACTGACCGATTCGGGCCTGATCGAGGTCGAGGGGCGGACGATTCACATCCCGTGCATCGAGCGCCTGCGCGGCAGTCTCGAGTAG
- a CDS encoding PAS domain S-box protein — MFNLFRSKRALDVIDAIEQTQAVVEFDLQGTILRANKRFLDLLGYSPDEVRGRSHRMFLHPSDAKGNDYQAFWQALRAGRPQTGEFRRITKTGAAVWIQATYTPIVRGNKVLRVIKFATDVTAQVLSRARVESQLAAINRAQAVIEFSPDSTILDANDNFLALMGYSIGEIRGQKHQIFVSPEERGSRAYAEFWQKLRAGQFQTAEFERVAKGGRSVWIHATYNPILNAEGEVVRVVKFASDITPQVLRNREFKLLSLVANETDNSIVITGKDGLIQYVNRGFEKLTGYTLDEVRGKKPGPLLQGPATDPQTVDRIRDALHHRRPIYDEILNYRKTGEHYWISLAINPVLNEDGVLEQYISIQANITATKELSLESEKRFAAISVSNGVAEWETSGQMLSANEYMACHLGFQTAAELLTCKRNLRDVLGEERFARLLKGEQITGEFDVRGKDERPVRFDGALCPITDSIGKIKRIVSYGVDEQAKLEAAQVTDREMRLVQESSRHIAKIIGSINDITDKTNLLALNAAIEAARAGEAGRGFAVVADEVRKLAQQSAVSASEITQLVRESNERIDRLSDSLNNLLSSS; from the coding sequence ATGTTCAATCTCTTCCGCAGCAAGCGCGCGCTGGATGTCATCGACGCAATCGAGCAGACCCAGGCCGTCGTCGAGTTCGATCTGCAGGGCACCATTCTCCGTGCGAACAAGAGGTTCCTCGATCTCCTGGGCTATTCGCCGGACGAAGTCCGGGGCCGCTCGCATCGCATGTTCCTGCACCCGAGCGACGCCAAGGGCAACGATTATCAGGCCTTCTGGCAGGCGCTGCGCGCGGGGAGGCCGCAGACGGGGGAGTTTCGCCGCATCACGAAGACGGGCGCCGCGGTCTGGATACAGGCGACCTACACCCCTATCGTGCGCGGAAACAAGGTTCTTCGCGTCATCAAGTTCGCTACGGACGTGACTGCGCAGGTCCTGTCACGGGCGCGCGTCGAGTCCCAGCTTGCAGCCATCAATCGCGCGCAGGCGGTCATCGAGTTCAGCCCCGACTCGACCATACTCGACGCGAACGACAATTTCCTCGCGCTGATGGGCTACTCGATCGGGGAGATCCGGGGCCAGAAGCACCAGATCTTCGTCAGCCCGGAAGAGCGCGGATCGCGGGCGTACGCCGAGTTCTGGCAGAAGCTGCGTGCGGGCCAGTTCCAGACTGCGGAATTCGAGCGCGTCGCCAAGGGCGGGCGCTCGGTCTGGATCCATGCCACCTACAACCCGATCCTGAATGCGGAGGGCGAGGTCGTCCGGGTGGTCAAGTTCGCCAGCGACATCACGCCCCAGGTCCTGCGCAACAGGGAGTTCAAGCTGCTGTCGCTGGTGGCGAACGAGACCGACAACTCCATCGTGATCACGGGCAAGGACGGTCTGATCCAGTACGTGAACCGCGGCTTCGAGAAGCTGACCGGCTATACCCTGGACGAAGTCCGGGGCAAAAAGCCCGGCCCGCTGCTGCAGGGTCCGGCGACCGACCCCCAGACCGTCGACCGGATCAGGGACGCCTTGCACCATCGCCGCCCGATCTACGACGAGATCCTCAACTACCGGAAAACGGGCGAGCACTACTGGATCTCGCTCGCCATCAACCCGGTGCTGAACGAGGATGGGGTACTGGAGCAGTACATCTCGATCCAGGCCAACATCACGGCCACCAAGGAACTCTCGCTCGAGTCCGAAAAGCGTTTTGCGGCGATCAGTGTCAGCAATGGCGTGGCCGAGTGGGAGACCAGCGGCCAGATGCTGTCGGCGAACGAGTACATGGCCTGCCACCTGGGCTTCCAGACGGCTGCCGAACTGCTGACGTGCAAGCGCAACCTGCGCGACGTGCTGGGCGAGGAGCGATTCGCGCGGCTCCTGAAGGGCGAGCAGATCACCGGTGAGTTCGATGTCCGCGGCAAGGACGAGCGGCCCGTCCGCTTCGACGGCGCCCTGTGCCCCATCACCGATTCGATCGGCAAAATCAAGCGCATCGTCAGCTACGGGGTGGACGAGCAGGCGAAGCTGGAAGCGGCGCAGGTGACCGATCGTGAGATGCGCCTGGTGCAGGAGTCCAGCCGCCATATCGCGAAAATCATCGGCAGCATCAACGACATCACCGACAAGACCAATCTGCTCGCGCTCAATGCGGCGATCGAGGCCGCGCGTGCCGGCGAGGCCGGGCGCGGCTTCGCCGTCGTCGCCGACGAGGTCCGCAAGCTCGCGCAGCAGTCGGCGGTTTCGGCGAGCGAGATCACGCAACTCGTGCGCGAAAGCAACGAGCGCATCGACCGCCTGAGCGATTCGCTCAACAACCTGCTGTCGTCGTCCTGA
- a CDS encoding EAL domain-containing protein, whose product MPNAQALSPCSRDAQTPVGGCNRCRGLAPLDFDFSMAFQPIVDIRSDKVWAWEALVRGPQGEGAGSILSRITEDNRYQFDQHCRIRAIELAHGLGIPARLSINFLPNAVYEPRACIRATIEAANRVGFPLDRLQFEITEVEEVRSDGHLRRIVEEYRAIGFGTAIDDFGAGYAGLNLLTHFQPDVLKIDMNLVRNIDQDRTRRLIVRNLVQLAGELPCTLIAEGIETLDEARCLADLGITLHQGYAYARPGFESLPQPDTALLEKVKAA is encoded by the coding sequence ATGCCCAACGCGCAAGCCCTCTCCCCCTGCAGCCGCGACGCGCAGACGCCTGTCGGCGGCTGCAATCGTTGCCGCGGCCTCGCACCGCTCGACTTCGACTTCAGCATGGCCTTCCAGCCCATCGTCGATATCCGCAGCGACAAGGTCTGGGCGTGGGAAGCGCTGGTGCGTGGCCCGCAAGGCGAAGGCGCGGGCAGCATCCTGTCGCGCATCACCGAGGACAACCGCTACCAGTTCGATCAGCACTGCCGCATCCGCGCCATCGAACTGGCCCACGGGCTCGGCATTCCGGCACGACTGAGCATCAACTTCCTGCCCAACGCCGTCTATGAGCCACGCGCCTGCATCCGCGCGACCATCGAGGCCGCCAACCGCGTCGGCTTTCCGCTGGACCGGCTGCAGTTCGAGATCACCGAGGTCGAGGAAGTGCGCAGCGACGGCCATCTGCGCCGCATCGTCGAGGAATACCGCGCGATCGGCTTCGGCACCGCAATCGACGATTTCGGCGCGGGTTACGCCGGGCTGAACCTGCTGACGCACTTCCAGCCCGATGTGCTGAAGATCGACATGAACCTCGTGCGTAACATCGACCAGGATCGTACCCGCAGGCTGATCGTACGCAATCTGGTGCAACTGGCTGGCGAACTGCCCTGCACGCTGATCGCAGAGGGCATCGAGACGCTGGACGAGGCGCGCTGCCTGGCCGACCTGGGCATCACGCTGCACCAGGGCTACGCCTACGCGCGACCGGGCTTCGAGAGCCTGCCCCAGCCCGACACCGCGCTGCTGGAAAAGGTGAAGGCGGCCTGA
- a CDS encoding NnrS family protein, whose amino-acid sequence MALIPLEEPTTKRIPPDTFSLWALAFRPFYLLAAALAVIAIPVWAVAFSGGLQLPIPGMWWHAHEMIFGFAAAVIIGFLFTAGRNWTGLDTPSGAPLALLAGLWLAGRLAMAFGSGAWVAVIDIAFLPVAAVLLLRVLVKAKSKRNYFVGVLPGLLALANLVFHLAVLQVIDADPLMAMHLALGLIVVLETVIGGRVIPMFTANSIRGIKQWRDKRVDWAAAIATGVALLLWATGAGAWAAPVSIIAALLQAVRVGGWNPWATRSVSLLWILHLSYIWIPIGLALIGLAQLGVLPRTAGIHALAIGATGGLIIGMITRTALGHTGRMLVAGSIETAAYVLVQLAVLIRVLTVVAIPAAAVGGIHAAATVWSLGFLLYLWRYTPFLLRARVDGKEG is encoded by the coding sequence ATGGCACTGATTCCCCTCGAAGAACCGACCACCAAACGCATCCCCCCCGATACCTTCTCGCTGTGGGCCCTGGCCTTCCGGCCCTTCTACCTGCTGGCGGCGGCGCTCGCCGTCATCGCCATCCCGGTGTGGGCGGTCGCCTTCTCCGGCGGGCTGCAACTGCCCATCCCCGGCATGTGGTGGCACGCGCACGAGATGATCTTCGGCTTCGCGGCCGCGGTCATCATCGGCTTCCTGTTCACCGCCGGCCGCAACTGGACCGGGCTGGATACGCCCTCGGGCGCGCCGCTGGCGCTGCTGGCCGGGCTATGGCTGGCCGGACGGCTGGCGATGGCCTTCGGTAGCGGCGCATGGGTGGCGGTGATCGACATCGCCTTCCTGCCGGTCGCGGCAGTGCTGCTGCTGCGCGTGCTGGTCAAGGCCAAGAGCAAGCGCAACTACTTCGTCGGCGTGCTGCCCGGCCTGCTGGCGCTGGCGAACCTGGTGTTCCACCTCGCGGTGCTGCAGGTCATCGACGCCGATCCGCTGATGGCGATGCATCTCGCGCTGGGCCTGATCGTGGTGCTGGAGACCGTCATCGGTGGCCGCGTCATCCCGATGTTTACCGCCAACAGCATTCGCGGCATCAAGCAATGGCGCGACAAGCGGGTCGACTGGGCCGCCGCCATCGCCACCGGCGTCGCGCTGCTGCTGTGGGCAACCGGCGCGGGCGCCTGGGCGGCGCCGGTGTCGATCATCGCCGCGCTGCTGCAGGCGGTGCGGGTGGGCGGCTGGAATCCCTGGGCGACGCGTTCCGTGTCGCTGTTGTGGATCCTGCACCTGTCCTACATCTGGATTCCGATCGGCCTCGCACTGATCGGCCTCGCCCAGCTCGGCGTGCTGCCGCGCACGGCGGGCATCCACGCGCTGGCCATCGGCGCCACCGGCGGGCTGATCATCGGCATGATCACGCGCACCGCGCTCGGCCACACCGGCCGGATGCTGGTGGCCGGGTCGATCGAGACGGCGGCTTACGTGCTGGTGCAACTGGCGGTGCTGATCCGGGTGCTGACGGTGGTGGCGATTCCGGCCGCGGCGGTCGGCGGCATCCACGCTGCCGCCACCGTGTGGTCGCTCGGCTTCCTGCTCTACCTGTGGCGCTACACGCCCTTCCTGCTGCGGGCGCGGGTCGACGGCAAGGAAGGCTGA
- a CDS encoding nitrite reductase encodes MIRHAFVFAGLALAVAGAATATRAQAADDGVAKVAANYAQHCASCHAADRLGGMGPALLPDNLARLRKPEALKVVAEGRTATQMPAFGAQLGKDEIAALVDWIYSPVEPPPRWTDDDIRASRIQHVDPATLSDTPVFDADPMNLFLVVEGGDHHVSVLDGDKLEPIHRFQSRFALHGGPKFAANGRYVFFGSRDGWITKFDLWNLKVVAEVRAGINTRNVAASPDGKHVAVANYLPNSLVLLDGDLNLVKTLAATDRDGKKSSRVSAVYDATPRQSFIAALKDVPEVWEISYTKAVEDIPTGFIHDYAQKEGSFIPGYLNPRRTILDEVLDDFFFTQDYAELMGASREGVGQVVNLDIRRKIANLPLDGMPHLGSGITWEWIDAGGKPRTVMASTNLKAGEVTVIDMKTWEVIKRIPTRGPGFFLRSHANSRYAFVDSMMSPQAKHILQVIDKQTLEVVREIVGEPGKTLAHVEFTRDGRYALASLWEDEGAVIVYDAQTLEEVKRLPMRKPVGKYNVWNKITREEGTSH; translated from the coding sequence ATGATCCGCCATGCCTTCGTGTTCGCCGGCCTGGCCCTGGCCGTGGCGGGCGCTGCGACGGCCACTCGCGCCCAAGCGGCGGACGACGGCGTGGCGAAGGTCGCCGCGAACTACGCCCAGCACTGCGCCAGCTGCCACGCGGCCGACCGGCTCGGCGGCATGGGTCCGGCGCTGCTGCCGGACAACCTCGCGCGCCTGCGCAAGCCCGAGGCGCTGAAAGTGGTGGCCGAAGGCCGCACCGCCACGCAGATGCCGGCCTTCGGCGCGCAACTGGGCAAGGACGAGATCGCCGCGCTGGTCGACTGGATCTACAGCCCGGTCGAGCCGCCGCCGCGCTGGACCGACGACGACATCCGCGCCTCGCGCATCCAGCACGTCGATCCGGCCACACTGTCCGACACGCCGGTATTCGACGCCGACCCGATGAACCTCTTCCTCGTCGTCGAGGGCGGCGACCACCACGTCAGTGTGCTTGACGGCGACAAGCTCGAGCCCATCCACCGCTTCCAGTCGCGTTTCGCGCTCCACGGCGGGCCCAAGTTCGCCGCCAATGGGCGCTATGTGTTCTTCGGCTCGCGCGACGGCTGGATCACCAAGTTCGACCTGTGGAACCTGAAGGTGGTGGCCGAGGTGAGGGCGGGCATCAATACCCGCAACGTCGCCGCTTCGCCCGATGGCAAGCATGTCGCGGTCGCCAACTACCTGCCCAACAGCCTGGTGCTGCTCGACGGCGACCTCAACCTGGTCAAGACCCTCGCCGCGACCGACCGCGACGGCAAGAAGAGCTCGCGCGTGTCGGCGGTGTACGACGCCACGCCGCGCCAGTCCTTCATTGCGGCGCTGAAGGATGTGCCCGAGGTTTGGGAGATCAGCTACACCAAGGCGGTCGAGGACATTCCCACCGGCTTCATCCACGATTATGCGCAGAAGGAGGGCAGCTTCATCCCCGGCTACCTGAACCCGCGCCGCACGATCCTCGACGAGGTGCTCGACGACTTCTTCTTCACCCAGGACTACGCCGAACTGATGGGCGCCTCGCGCGAAGGCGTGGGGCAGGTGGTGAACCTCGACATCCGGCGCAAGATCGCCAACCTGCCGCTGGACGGCATGCCGCATCTGGGGTCGGGCATCACCTGGGAGTGGATAGACGCCGGCGGCAAGCCGCGCACCGTGATGGCCAGCACAAACCTCAAGGCGGGCGAGGTCACGGTCATCGACATGAAGACCTGGGAGGTCATCAAGCGCATCCCGACGCGCGGCCCCGGCTTCTTCCTGCGCAGCCACGCCAACAGCCGCTACGCCTTCGTCGATTCGATGATGAGTCCGCAGGCCAAGCACATCCTGCAGGTCATCGACAAGCAGACGCTCGAGGTGGTGCGCGAGATCGTAGGCGAGCCCGGCAAGACGCTGGCCCACGTCGAATTCACCCGCGACGGCCGCTACGCGCTGGCCAGCCTGTGGGAGGATGAGGGCGCCGTCATCGTCTATGACGCCCAGACGCTGGAAGAGGTCAAGCGCCTGCCGATGAGAAAGCCGGTGGGCAAGTACAACGTGTGGAACAAGATCACACGCGAAGAAGGCACCAGCCACTGA